A genomic region of Barnesiella viscericola DSM 18177 contains the following coding sequences:
- a CDS encoding alkaline phosphatase family protein produces the protein MKNKVLATLLFSLLVVPLVQSADHAPRLVVGITVDQLRTDYLVALQNLFGEKGFKRLMAQGVVCENLVYDYPNVDKASATATLYTGTMPFFHGIPSERFFNTAFQREELILNDPSKIGNYTQETFSPERIRTSTISDEVKIVSGGLGRVYAVAPDAQQSIISAGHAGNCAFWINDRNGKWATTTYYRDVPAYVEQFNYVRSLSVRVDTLAWTPVYTPDLYTAIPYLTNDFSFKHTFSHDNRDRFTQFKTTALVNQEVTDVAVEFLDKGLLGRRGVLDMLNVGYTAGVYLDKTVQEYGLELQDTYVRLDRDIARLLDAIDKQVGLDHTVVFLASTGYFKGEAKESPIYNIPSGEFYPRRAVALLNVYLMAIYGQGDWVTGYQNRQIFLNRKLIKERDLDADEMRNKAASFLIQMAGVQDVYTSQRLLLSHGTDRLAAMRNGYCPKLSGDLVLDLCPGWEVVYEDNNDTREYVRINAIPAPCFILAPDVKPVHITTPVRATAIAPTVSRLLRIRSPNGSSESPLSEIQY, from the coding sequence ATGAAAAATAAGGTATTAGCAACACTCCTCTTTTCGCTGCTGGTTGTACCCCTGGTGCAGTCGGCCGACCATGCCCCCCGTCTGGTGGTGGGGATTACGGTTGACCAGTTGCGCACCGACTATCTGGTTGCCTTGCAGAATCTTTTCGGCGAGAAGGGCTTCAAACGGCTCATGGCGCAAGGGGTGGTTTGCGAAAATTTGGTTTACGACTATCCCAATGTCGACAAGGCTTCGGCCACGGCGACACTCTATACGGGCACGATGCCCTTTTTTCACGGCATTCCTTCGGAACGGTTCTTCAACACCGCCTTCCAGCGCGAAGAGCTCATCTTGAACGACCCTTCCAAAATCGGGAACTACACGCAGGAGACCTTCTCGCCCGAGCGAATCAGGACCTCGACCATCAGCGATGAGGTGAAAATCGTGAGCGGTGGTCTGGGGCGTGTGTATGCCGTGGCTCCCGATGCCCAGCAGTCGATTATCAGCGCGGGGCATGCCGGAAACTGTGCCTTCTGGATTAACGACCGCAACGGCAAATGGGCCACGACTACCTACTATCGCGACGTGCCGGCCTATGTCGAGCAGTTCAACTATGTGCGCTCGCTCTCGGTGCGGGTCGATACGCTGGCCTGGACACCGGTCTATACCCCCGACCTCTACACGGCCATACCCTATCTGACCAACGATTTCTCATTCAAGCATACCTTTTCGCACGATAACCGCGATCGCTTTACGCAGTTCAAGACAACCGCACTGGTCAACCAGGAGGTGACCGATGTGGCGGTCGAGTTCCTCGACAAGGGGCTGCTGGGCCGGCGGGGTGTCCTCGACATGCTCAATGTGGGCTATACGGCCGGGGTCTATCTCGACAAGACCGTGCAGGAGTATGGCTTGGAGTTGCAGGACACCTATGTGCGCCTCGACCGCGACATAGCCCGTCTGCTCGACGCCATAGACAAGCAGGTGGGGCTGGACCACACGGTGGTGTTCCTGGCCTCGACCGGCTATTTCAAGGGCGAAGCCAAGGAGTCGCCCATCTACAACATACCCTCGGGTGAGTTCTATCCGCGTCGCGCCGTGGCCTTGCTGAACGTCTATCTGATGGCAATTTACGGGCAGGGCGACTGGGTGACGGGTTACCAGAACCGACAGATATTCCTGAATCGCAAGCTCATCAAGGAGCGTGACCTCGATGCCGACGAGATGCGCAACAAGGCAGCCTCGTTTCTCATTCAGATGGCCGGTGTGCAGGACGTCTACACCTCGCAACGCCTCTTGCTGAGCCACGGTACCGACCGGCTGGCCGCCATGCGCAACGGCTATTGTCCCAAACTCTCGGGCGACCTCGTGCTCGACCTTTGCCCCGGGTGGGAGGTTGTTTATGAGGACAACAACGACACCCGCGAGTATGTGCGCATCAATGCTATTCCGGCCCCCTGTTTTATCCTGGCTCCCGACGTGAAGCCGGTACACATCACCACGCCCGTGCGGGCTACGGCCATCGCCCCCACCGTTTCGCGCCTGTTGCGCATTCGTTCGCCCAACGGTTCTTCCGAATCTCCGCTCTCCGAAATACAATACTAA